The genomic DNA tATGGAGCAGGCTCTACAAACCAAGCTCACCATTATTGACCATAAAGAAGAGTCAAAGACCGAAGGTTCACAAGAGAATGGCGGTGGCCATGGTAACTTTCGTGGACGTGGCCGAGGTAGAGGCCGTGGCAGGGGCTTTGCTCGAGGTCGAGGAAGAAGTAAAGACAACAATCAAGGTAGAGACCAAAGGTATGACAAAAGAAATGTAAGATATTATACTTGCAACAAATTTGGTCATTATGCAACGGAATGCCGCTCTAACAATGTGCAAGGGAATGCTAATTACGTGTCAAAAGAAGACAATGACAATGATGTAGTTTTGCTAGCAAGAAAGGATGGAGATTCCACAAACAAGAAATTGTGGTATTTAGACTCCGGGGCAATCAATCATATGTGCGGGCGTAAAGATATGTTTGTTGAGTTGGATGAAACGGTGAATGGACAAGTTTCATTTGGAGACGCATCCAAAATCCAAGTAAGAGGCGTTGGTAAGATTCTTATCAAACTTAAAGATGGAGCTCACACATACATCACTGATGTTTATTATGTGCCTGACATGAAAACAAATATTATTAGTCTTGGACAATTGCTTGAGAAAGGTTTTAATATGCAATTAAAAGATGGTAGTCTTCATCTAAGAAAGCAAAGCAAACTTATTGCTCATATTCCTATGTAAAAATAGGATGTTTTCTCCTGATATTAAGCATGTTACTGCAAAATGCTTAAGTGCATGCATAAAGGATATTACATGGCTATGGCATATGAGGTACAGGCATGTAAACTTCAGAGCTCTAAAGCTTCTCTCAAGCAACAGAATGGTGAATGGTCTTCCTCATATTAATACTCAAGATGATATATGTGAAGGGTGTATTCTTGGCAAACATCCTAGAGCAAGTTTTCCAAATGAATCACACAATCGAGCTAAGAAGCCT from Zingiber officinale cultivar Zhangliang chromosome 4A, Zo_v1.1, whole genome shotgun sequence includes the following:
- the LOC121972594 gene encoding uncharacterized protein LOC121972594 codes for the protein MKESENVSDYFTRVLVIVNQLRRNDENIEDSRVIEKILRSLEPRYDYVVVAIEESKDVKEMKVQELLSSLQAHEERMQRRRREPMEQALQTKLTIIDHKEESKTEGSQENGGGHGNFRGRGRGRGRGRGFARGRGRSKDNNQGRDQRYDKRNVRYYTCNKFGHYATECRSNNVQGNANYVSKEDNDNDVVLLARKDGDSTNKKLWYLDSGAINHMCGRKDMFVELDETVNGQVSFGDASKIQVRGVGKILIKLKDGAHTYITDVYYVPDMKTNIISLGQLLEKGFNMQLKDGSLHLRKQSKLIAHIPM